A segment of the Cohnella algarum genome:
TCCCCGCGAATATACCACGTTTGAGGCTGCGTAACTTTGACCTGCACGAACTGACCGATCCACTCTTGCGAACCTTCGAAATGAATCAGCTTGTTCGAGCGCGTCCGGCCGGATAGAACGCCGGCGTTGTTTTTGCTGATGCCTTCCACGAGCACTTCCACCGTTTCGCCCTGCAGCAGCCGGTTGCTCTCCAGGCTAAGCTCGGCGATGAGCGCGTTGAGGCGTTCCAGACGCTTTTGCTTCACTTCGTACGGAACGTTGTCCTCCATGCCGGCGGCCGGCGTTCCTTCCCGAGGGGAATAAATAAACGTAAACGCCGAAGCGAATTTCGCCTCGCGGACAAGCGTCAGCGTTTCCTCGAACTGCTCCTCGGTCTCGCCGGGAAACCCGACGATAATGTCGGTCGTCAGGACGACGTTCGGGATGGCCGTCCGGATTTTGCGGACGAGCTCCAAAAAAAGCCCGCGATCGTATTTGCGGCTCATCCGCTTCAGCACTTCGCTGCTGCCCGACTGCACCGGCAGGTGAATGTGCTCGACCAGGTTCCCGCCTTTGGCCAGCACCTCGATCAAATGATCGTCGAAATCCCGCGGATGGGACGTCGTAAAGCGGATGCGCGGGATATCGATTTTCCGGATATCGTCCATCAGGTCGCCGAAGCGATAGCTGCGGTCCGTAAAATCTTTGCCGTACGCATTGACGTTCTGCCCGAGCAGCGTAATTTCCTTGAAGCCTTGCCGCGCAAGCTCCCGCACTTCGGCGATGACGTCTTCCGGCAGCCGGCTGCGCTCCTTGCCCCGGGTATACGGAACGATGCAGTACGTGCAGAACTTGTCGCAGCCGTACATGATGTTGACCCATGCCCGGAGTCCCTCGCGCTTTTTCGGCAAATTCTCGATGATGTCGCCTTCCTTGGACCATACTTCGACGACCATTTCTTTGTTGAAATAGGCATCCTGCAGCAGGTGCGGCAGCCGGTGGATGTTGTGGGTGCCGAAAATCAGATCGACATGCGCATGCTTTTCCATAATTCGGCCGACGACGGAAGCCTCCTGGGACATGCAGCCGCACACGCCGAGAAGAAGTCCGGGCCTTTCCAGCTTCAGCGATTTCAGATGACCCAGCTCGCCGAACACCTTATCCTCCGCGTTTTCGCGGATGGCGCACGTGTTCAGCAAAATGACGTCCGCTTCTTTCCGTTCGGTCGTTGCGACGAAGCCCATCTCTTCGAACAGGCCGCGCATCACCTCGGTGTCGTGCTCGTTCATTTGGCAGCCGTACGTGTAGATCAAATATTTTTTGCCGTGGCCGAGCGTCCGCAGTTCGTCCGGTACGGCTTGCTCGTAATGGACCCGAATTTCTTCCTTGCCGCGCTTCTTCTCGTCTTTGTAAGACGGAACGGAATTGATCGTGATTTCCCGGCCCTTGATCCGGTAGGTCGTCTTGCCGTCCCCTTCCTTGACGATCTTCGCATCGGAGAAGTTGAAATATTTGGAGTAATCTTTCTCTTGCGACATGGTGCGTTCACATCCTTTAGGTCAGACTCTATATCAAGAAACGAAAAGCGTTTGATTCATAAAGTACATTACGAAATTATATCACAACGGAACGCATGAATCTATGGAGGTTGTCATGGCAAAAAGAAAACCCTCCCCTGATTCGGGAGGGCCTTTCGTTTCTCGGGATCAGCCGACGATTTCGGCCGTGTCGCCCGTCTTGACGCCGGCGGCGTTGCCTTCGTCGGTGTCGATATGCATGTCGAGTGCGAAAGCGTCCGAGACGCGGGCGATGACCTGCTCGAACACGACGCCTCGCTCGCCTCCGACGCGAACTTTCAGCAGCTGCTTGTCCGCGATGCCCCATTTCGCCGCGTCCGACGTGTGGAAATGAATATGGCGGGCCGCCACGATGACGCCCTGGTCCACGGTCACTTCGCCAGCCGGCCCGACGATGCGGATGCCAGGCGTTCCTTCGATGTTGCCGGATTCCCGCACCGGAGGGTTAAGCCCGAGCGCGAAAGCGTCCGTACGGGACACTTCCAACTGCGTCGCCTTGCGGGCCGGCCCCAGGATGCGCACTTTGGGAAAGGAGCCTTTCGGGCCGTATACGGCCACCGTTTCGTTCGCGGCGAATTGTCCCGGCTGACTTAGCGGCTTCATCTCGGTCAAGCCTGCTCCCTCGCCGAACAGGATGGCCACATGCTCCTGCGATAAGTGAATATGGCGGGCCGAAACGCCGACCGGCACTTGTTTGGTTTCGCTCATTCGTATCTCCGCCTTTGCCTGATGGAATCATGTCCTTTTCACCCAATATTATACCTTATCCCCCGCCTGCAGGCACACGCGATCGCCCGTCCGGCGCGGCTGAAACCGCCATCATTCGGGCGCCGCCACGAATTTGTCGATTTATTCTGATCAAAAAACGTTTATCCGCCCGGCCCGGCTTGGGGGCCGCGAGAGCGGATAAACGTTTTGCTAAAAAATGATTATTTGAATTCCGCGACCAGCTTGTCGAATTCGTCCTTCGACAGGCGCAGGTCCTGTTTGGCCAGCGCGTCCTGCTTGAAGCCGACAGCCATATCCTCGTACGATTTGCGCGTCGTATCCTGATAAATAAGTCCCGTCAGCATGCCGCCGGTTTCCATGATTTTCGTCATCGCCGCGATCCGGTTGGACGGATCGTAGTCCTCGAATTGCTCCAGGTTGACGACGTTTTCCTTGAACCAGTCGTAGGTGTTGATTTTGTTGAACGTCACGCACGGGCTGAACACGTTGATCAGCGAAAAGCCCTTATGCCGCATTCCCGCTTCGATGAGCGCGGTCAGCTGCTTGAGATCGCTCGAAAACGACTGCGCCACGAACGTCGCGCCGGCGGACAGGGCGATTTCGAGCGGCGACAGCGTCGATTCGATCGACCCTTCCGGCGTCGATTTCGTCTTGAAGCCTTCGGCGCTGCGCGGCGAAGTTTGGCCCTTGGTCAACCCGTAAATCTGGTTGTCCATGACGATATACGTGATGTCCAGGTTGCGGCGAATGGCATGGACGGTATGCCCCATGCCGATGGCGAAACCGTCGCCGTCGCCGCCCGACGCGATGACCGTAAGCTCGCGGTTGGCGAGCTTGACGCCCTGCGCGATCGGCAACGCGCGGCCGTGAATGCCGTGCAGGCCGTACGCGTTGATGTAGCCGGAAATCCGGCCCGAGCAGCCGATGCCGGAAATGACCGCGAGCTGCTCCGGCTCGAGGCCCACGTTGGCCGCTGCCCGCTGGATCGCCGCTTGCACGGAGAAATCGCCGCAGCCCGGGCACCAGTTCGGCTTGATGTTGTTGCGAAACTCTTTGAACGTTGCCATCTCAGACCAACTCCTTGCAAGCTTTTTCGATTTCGGCGGGCAAAAACGGCGTTCCGTCGTATTTCAGCAGGCTTTCGATTTTGTCGTGATAGCCTGCGTTCAGTTTGATCAGCGAAGCGAGCTGACCGGTGGCGTTGTTTTCCAGCACGACCGCTTTCCGCGCTTTCGCCAAATACGGCTCCAGCAGGTCGGCCGGGAACGGATGCATCTGGCGAACGGTGACGTGGTTCGTCTTGATGCCTTGTTCGGCAAGGCGGGCGCGGGCTTCGTCGATCGTGCCGCCGGTCGAGCCCATACCGATAATGAGCAGGTCCGGCTCTTCGACCGTGCTGTCGGCCTTGATCGCGTCGGTAATCCGCAAATCCTTGATTTTTCCGAGGCGTTTTTCCATCATTCGCTTCCGGTTCGCGGCGGATTCCGACGGCCGGCCTTCCTGGTCGTGCTCGACGCCCGTCACGTGGTGGATGCCGTTTTTGGCTCCGGGCAGGACGCGCGGCGAAATGCCGTCCTCGGTAAATTCGTAGCGTTTGAACATTTTATGCTGTTCCAGCGGCGGCAGTTCGTCCGCGATCAGCTTTCCGCGCTCGATTTGGATGCGTTCGTAATCGAGCGGCTCGCACGATTGCTTGCCGAGCGAAAGCTGCAGGTCGGTCGCGACGATGACCGGCACCTGGTATTGCTCCGCCAGGTTGAACGCTTCGATCATATCGTAAAAGCACTCTTCGATCGTGCTCGGCGCGATGACGACTTTCGGGATTTCCCCGTGCGTTCCGTAAATAAGGGCGTGAATATCGGACTGCTCCTGCTTTGTCGGCAAGCCGGTGGAAGGTCCGCCGCGCTGCGTATCGATGATGACGAGCGGCGTTTCGGTCATGCCCGAAAGACCGATCGCCTCCATCATCAACGACAGGCCGGGTCCGGCCGAAGCGGTCATCGTCCGGACGCCGCCGTAGTTCGCGCCGATCGCCATCGTGACCGCGGCGATTTCGTCTTCCGTCTGGATGACCGTGCCGCCGAATTTCGGCAGCTTTTTGATCAAATATTCCATAATTTCCGAAGCCGGCGTAATCGGGTATGCCGACATCAGCCGGCAGCCGCCCGCGATGGCTCCGAGGCCGAGCGCCTCGTTGCCGATCATGAACAGCTTCTGCTTCCCGTCGGCCTCTTCCAGCCGGAATTCCTCGAGCGGGCCGCCGGCCTGCTCCAGGACGAATTCCGCCCCGCGCTTGACCGCTTCGATATTTTTCTCGACGACGGCCGGGCCTTTTCTTCCGAACTCTTCTTCCACCGCCTTGTTGAACACTTCCAAAGGAAGGCCCAGCAGCGCCCAGGAGGCCCCGGAGGCCACCATGTTCTTCATCAGGGAGGTGCCGAGCTCTTCGGCGATCGCCGTAATCGGAACCGCGAACAGCCGGGCGTCGATGCCTTCCGGCAACGCCGGCGAAAACTTCGCGTCCGCGACGACGACGCCGCCGGCGCGCAGTTCATGGGCGTTCAGATCGATGCTTTCCTGGTCGAACGCGACCAAAATATCCAAATCGTCCGAAATCGCGCGAATCGGAGTCGTGCTGATCCGGATTTTGTTGTTGGTATGTCCGCCTTTGATACGTGAGGAAAAGTGACGATAGCCGTAAAGATAATAGCCCAGCCGGTTCAGCGAAGTCGAGAAAATACGGTCCGTACTTTCCACTCCTTCCCCCTGCTGGCCGCCAATTTTCCATGACAATTGACTGATCACGTTTGTCCATCTCCTCTTAATCTCTGCTTCGACCTGTGCGCTTCCGCTATGAAAACGAATCCTATTTATAAAATAAAGATTAAAACTTTTGTTTAACCCATGTAAATTTTATGATTGCATTCCCCAAAAAGCAAGCTTTTATGCCTAAATCAACTGATAACGATTTCTGATAAAAACGATCCGCTTCCATTATGAATTCATTTCGATGGGATTACTGGGGAAGATATTTGCGCAAAAAACGCACCGCGTTCTCGCCGAGCATTCCCCGGACGATCGGCTCCGGGTACCGCTTGAGCAGCGCATCCGCGAGCGACGGGTAGTGGCCGGGCTGCGACAGCCCATGAACATGGCGTTCGATGCCGTCGAAATCCGATCCGAACGCCAGATACCGTTCCCCCCGAGAGAACAAACGTGTTCGACATGCCGGAGCACATCGTCGACGGACGCAGGCTCCCGATCCGACAAAAACCAGGGGACGAACGTCAGTCCGACGATTCCGTCCGCCCGGAATATCGCCGCAAGCTGAGCGTCGGTCAAATTCCGGGGATGCTCTCTCACCGCCCGAACGTTGGAGTGGGAAGCGAAAAACGGACGGCTTGAAAGTTCCGCCACGTCCCAGAAGCCCCGTTCCGACATATGCGACACATCGATCAAAATCCCCATCGATTCGCATTCGTTCACCAGCCTTTTTCCGGCGCGGGTCAGTCCTCCGCCGCGAGGTTCCATCGCGCCGTCGCATGCCCAGTTCGCCCAATTCCACGTCGGCCCAAGCAGCCGAAGCCCGAGCAAATGCAGCAGCCTCAGGCACCACCACTGCTCCCTCAGCCCGTCGGCTCCTTCCAGCGACAGCAGAGCGCCGGTTTGGCCTCCATCCCAAGCCGCCTGCAGATCGCCCGCCGTGCGGATCAGCCTGATTCCTTTTTCCGACAGCACCTTCGACCAAAACAGCTCCGCTTCCCGCAGCACCGTTTCCGGATCCTTCGGGCCGTCTTCGGGCAAATAAATCGCGAACGCTTGGAGCGACACCTCGCCTTCGCGGAGACGGTCCGCCGTCACGTCCAGCTTTCCTCCGGACGGTTCCCGAAAAGACAGCTCCGGATGCTTCAGCATTTTGAATAAAACGTCGCAGTGCAAGTCCGCCGCTTTCATCCTGCTCGTCCCCCCTGGCGTAAAACGTAAGGCCGTTCGATAGACCTTTCCCCATCCCCCGTTTACAGATAGCCGCTTTCAATCGTCCGTTAACACAAAAAACCTGTCCTCCCCTTCCAACCTCATGACAAGAAGAGCCATCTGGGCCGGACAGTTCGAGAACAGGTTCACTATCGCTTTGCGTTTCGTTTAACGAGGTTCCACGATTAACTTGATCGCCGTGCGATCTTCTCCGTCAATGACAATATCGGTAAAAGCCGGGATGCAAATCAAATCCACCCCGCTCGGCGCCACAAACCCCCGGGCGATCGCGACTGCTTTTATCGCTTGGTTCAGCGCTCCCGCGCCAATCGCTTGCAGTTCGGCATTGCCTCTTTCGCGGAGC
Coding sequences within it:
- the miaB gene encoding tRNA (N6-isopentenyl adenosine(37)-C2)-methylthiotransferase MiaB, with translation MSQEKDYSKYFNFSDAKIVKEGDGKTTYRIKGREITINSVPSYKDEKKRGKEEIRVHYEQAVPDELRTLGHGKKYLIYTYGCQMNEHDTEVMRGLFEEMGFVATTERKEADVILLNTCAIRENAEDKVFGELGHLKSLKLERPGLLLGVCGCMSQEASVVGRIMEKHAHVDLIFGTHNIHRLPHLLQDAYFNKEMVVEVWSKEGDIIENLPKKREGLRAWVNIMYGCDKFCTYCIVPYTRGKERSRLPEDVIAEVRELARQGFKEITLLGQNVNAYGKDFTDRSYRFGDLMDDIRKIDIPRIRFTTSHPRDFDDHLIEVLAKGGNLVEHIHLPVQSGSSEVLKRMSRKYDRGLFLELVRKIRTAIPNVVLTTDIIVGFPGETEEQFEETLTLVREAKFASAFTFIYSPREGTPAAGMEDNVPYEVKQKRLERLNALIAELSLESNRLLQGETVEVLVEGISKNNAGVLSGRTRSNKLIHFEGSQEWIGQFVQVKVTQPQTWYIRGEATEAPAPAALSHGA
- the pduL gene encoding phosphate propanoyltransferase; translation: MSETKQVPVGVSARHIHLSQEHVAILFGEGAGLTEMKPLSQPGQFAANETVAVYGPKGSFPKVRILGPARKATQLEVSRTDAFALGLNPPVRESGNIEGTPGIRIVGPAGEVTVDQGVIVAARHIHFHTSDAAKWGIADKQLLKVRVGGERGVVFEQVIARVSDAFALDMHIDTDEGNAAGVKTGDTAEIVG
- a CDS encoding 2-oxoacid:ferredoxin oxidoreductase subunit beta — translated: MATFKEFRNNIKPNWCPGCGDFSVQAAIQRAAANVGLEPEQLAVISGIGCSGRISGYINAYGLHGIHGRALPIAQGVKLANRELTVIASGGDGDGFAIGMGHTVHAIRRNLDITYIVMDNQIYGLTKGQTSPRSAEGFKTKSTPEGSIESTLSPLEIALSAGATFVAQSFSSDLKQLTALIEAGMRHKGFSLINVFSPCVTFNKINTYDWFKENVVNLEQFEDYDPSNRIAAMTKIMETGGMLTGLIYQDTTRKSYEDMAVGFKQDALAKQDLRLSKDEFDKLVAEFK
- a CDS encoding 2-oxoacid:acceptor oxidoreductase subunit alpha produces the protein MISQLSWKIGGQQGEGVESTDRIFSTSLNRLGYYLYGYRHFSSRIKGGHTNNKIRISTTPIRAISDDLDILVAFDQESIDLNAHELRAGGVVVADAKFSPALPEGIDARLFAVPITAIAEELGTSLMKNMVASGASWALLGLPLEVFNKAVEEEFGRKGPAVVEKNIEAVKRGAEFVLEQAGGPLEEFRLEEADGKQKLFMIGNEALGLGAIAGGCRLMSAYPITPASEIMEYLIKKLPKFGGTVIQTEDEIAAVTMAIGANYGGVRTMTASAGPGLSLMMEAIGLSGMTETPLVIIDTQRGGPSTGLPTKQEQSDIHALIYGTHGEIPKVVIAPSTIEECFYDMIEAFNLAEQYQVPVIVATDLQLSLGKQSCEPLDYERIQIERGKLIADELPPLEQHKMFKRYEFTEDGISPRVLPGAKNGIHHVTGVEHDQEGRPSESAANRKRMMEKRLGKIKDLRITDAIKADSTVEEPDLLIIGMGSTGGTIDEARARLAEQGIKTNHVTVRQMHPFPADLLEPYLAKARKAVVLENNATGQLASLIKLNAGYHDKIESLLKYDGTPFLPAEIEKACKELV
- a CDS encoding stage V sporulation protein S → MEVLKVSAKSNPNSVAGALAGVLRERGNAELQAIGAGALNQAIKAVAIARGFVAPSGVDLICIPAFTDIVIDGEDRTAIKLIVEPR